A stretch of DNA from Globicephala melas chromosome 4, mGloMel1.2, whole genome shotgun sequence:
CACTGACTCACATTAACTAAAGATATTACCAtctgtgaatcaatgaatgagGAGGCTCACACAGAGACTTCACAGAAATGCTCAGTGAACACTTGAGGATCTTTAGACCTAAATTATTTAATAACCTTAAGTAGTTATTGTTTTAAACTTTAGTGTCACTAGTAACTAAAAATGTGCACAGGAGAACAACAGCCACAAAACAAATACGAGGTAAAATTTATTCTGATCAcaatatgcattttttcctgttcCAATGAAAACATTAATGCTAAAATAATAAGTAACTTGTTTTTTAACTTGGCCATATTTATGCCATCTCTAAtatccatttgttttttaaatttactacaTTAAAGATATACAACATGGCATAAAATAATATGACAAAATACTTACAATCCATCACCAGATTATGAAATAGAACATTACTAATTTTACTGAGGCCCTGGACACCCTTCCTCAGTtccatctctcttccttcctctaggGATTAATCATTGTTCTGAATACTGTATTTGATGTATCCGTGTATTTATTCATACTTTTTGGACAAATGTAAATATCTCTAAATAATTCATATCATTATTTTACAACTTGCTTTGGCTTCATGTCTGAATTCATACATGTTGGCATGTATGGTATATTCATATGGTAGAGACAGTGCTCACCAAATATTTTATGTGCTCCCCTATGACTCTTAGACTTCAGGTTGGAATCACTGGATTGTGAGCAGATGGGAAGTGTGTCATGTGTGGGACAAGGCAGTTAAAAGCTCCATCCCTTTCTTCGCCTCCCTTGGTGAACTCACAGGCCACATATTCCAGATGGGGCAATGGGGCAGCTGTAGGGACATGGAGCATCtatcagcctgggtccctgagtgagGTGGAGCAGAGCCTCTTACCAACTGCGTTGGACatggaaaatgaacaaaaataatccTGTTGtgctaagacacacacacatacctacaaaTGGGCAGATAACTCCCTTTCTGGGATTATTCAAAAACAGTGCTATCAGTAGCAGGGTAGATTCAAAGCCTTTTGAAAATACTTCTACCCTATGACTGTAGATGGATATTTATTCCCACTTGCATGATGAAGGAAATCTCACATCCTCTAGTCTTTACCTTCTTTGAAGACCTACTGCACTAACAAAACTTTCAGAGACATGCTTACATGTTCACATACTGTTTCTGGTATGTTAGCTTTGTTTCCCCAACTAGATTTTAACTTCTATACTGGCTTGCACTCTACACAGCATTCAGTAATAAGTGGCCTACTGGTTGACTGAGGGTAAGAACTAATATTAAATGCCTACTTTGTGTAAGGCACCTTGCTTGTTCTTCACATAAGTTATCTTGATcgttattatttccattatatAGATGAGAATATTAAGGCTAAGTAACTTTCCTTtggtcacagagctaggaagaTGATAAAGGATGTGGGGAAGGCAACTAAAACTAGTCTGACTGACTCTAAAGATTTTGCTTTTTGGCTTTCTCCACTGAACTTAGTGAGACCGTGCCTAGTGCAGGGCAGGAGCTTTAGGAGAACATAAAATGAGTAACAAAAAAAgtttctgtttataaattttgcaaACATTAGAACATTTCTTTGGCGACATCTCAGAACTGAAGATTGTCGGGTCTTACCTTGATCACCTCTGGGGTCTGCTGAATCAAAACCACTGAGGTAGTGTCATTGGCTTTATCACCAACAGAACTTCTACAGACTGATAAACTGGCCTGCGAGGAAGTTGTCAAGGTTTCTTGTAGAATTTGCATCatctctttttcttgtgataGGTTCCCTCTGCCTGATTTGCATTCAACCAGTTCTTGAGCAAAGTCTTCAATGCTTTCTAGAATTCGCAGTAAGAGGGCTCGATCCTCTTCCTCTATTTTGTGTCCATTGGTTTCAATAATCCTTGTTAGGCAGGAAGGTGAGACTTTTTCCGTGGGTGAAGAGACTTTAGATTCAGGCTCAAGATCTACAGGGAGGTGACCAGTCAACTGACTATGACTATTTAGAGAGACAGAGCTTTTACCTTTGGCAAGTGGCTCTCTTAGAGAGGTCTCCATTTTCTGTGAGAAAGATTCCAAATCCATTAACAATTTATCTATCTCTTCCTGACTGTTAGGATTCATAAAATCTCTGTGGTTTCCCTCTTCAACTTTAGGAACTTTTGATTTAAGACCTTCCTCAGGTagattaacaactgatttctcaaaTATCTTACCAATTTCATTTTGCATTGAGGCAGGGCATTTTTTAAGATGAGTACCACGAACTGGTAATTCTGCTCTATCTTCATTTACCTTTAACAACTCCTGACTGGGTCCATTTTCTGTCCTCTGTCCTTTATCTAATGTTTTCTTTCCATCTGACTCTTCCTCAATATAAAGGGTTTCCACTAGATTACCAGAAGAAACATTTTCTAAAGCGTTCATGGTTAATGACTGTGATTGAAGCTGGACATTTTTTAGAGGTCTGGGATCACTTATCTCTAAATTACACAAGGAATTTGTAGAGTTGTTTGGAATGGATTTTACAGTGTCTGTTTTCCTAGAACTGTGCTTGTCATCTTGCAGTTCTATAGTTTGAAAGTGTCCAGAGTCAGGGGCTGAGAGCTGGACAACATCCTCATACTTAGGGGGCTGTTCAGTGCCAAATACTGGGGAGAAGGGAGTCAGTTGTAAACTAGGCATATTACTGACCAGTTCTGTTAAATCTATAGCCTCATTATTCCCAGACTGCATGAATTCAAATGGTAGCTTTTTCAGATAGGATGCTAACCTGGTCATTACATTCATATAGACAGTTTCAGAGCTAGAAATTGCATCATTACCATTTCCTTCACTGATGCTACTCCCTGActttttctttatacattgttTTATGATGTCTGTGCATTTTTTCAAATCCTCAGAGCATTTTAGCAAGATGTCTAAGCACATCTTTATGTCTgttccagaagaaaaattatctattttatgtttttccaaaATCTGAGTAACCAGGTCTTCTTCAGAGAAGTTGTGAAGAAGCAATGAAGTCAGGTTCGTATCGAGTGAGTTTCTATGGGACAAAGATTTTTCCTCGACTGAGGAACTCCGGAGTAAACCAAAGGATGGGGAGTTCCCATCATGGTTATAATGGCCACAGAGCAAGTCAAAATCAACTGACCTCCTGTTAAATGAGTCAGACTtaactttccttccctttctgtaAGCTGCGTGGTTAGAGTTTTTGAGTTTTTCAAgggaaaattcttttattttcccactGGCAAAACTGATTGCTTCTCCTGCAATGTCCTTTAAGTTACAGGTGTTCTGAAATGTAGATCCTTTCCTGACCCTGGGTATGCCTGTGAGGGCCTGATGGGGATAGTCACCTTCAGCTGAGGAAAACCCATTTTCATGGGGTAGAAACAGAGAGTCCAGATCTGCATCTCTGAACTGAGACACAGGGATGTGTAAGAGGTCTGCACAAACACTATGATGGACCACAATGCAGTCAACTCCATGGGTGAAGGTGTGGCAGGTTCCAGTGCAATAATGTACAGCTTGCTCAAAACGTCGGTCTATCACCACACTGCTGTAGTGGTTCACAGTACTAACCACAAGTCTGTAAGTTGCTGCCATAATATCAAATCCACTTAGTGGTGGGGCATGGAATTTTCTAGAACTTGTTTCAAGTAAATTCTCCTAAAAGACACTCagctgaaaatatatttgatgacaATGTTCAGTGGTTTCTTGCAAATGTAATGACCTTTCCCACAAAGGGAAATCATCAAAATTTGAGGTTTGGTAACTGTCAGGATACAGTAGCCGTTGCACATGTGTGCTCTTATTAACAAGTCTAATAATTTAATAACTGTGCCTTCTAGTTTAATTTAGTAATATCATGACACTATAGGATTatttttaggaataaattttaagaaGATTAAAGAATATTCTCTTTTAGTTCTTCAGCAGTTCTATGATGCAGACATTTATGGTCATAAATATACATGAATCTCAGTTGGTAGTATAGAAGTATTGTGATAACTGAGTCCTCCAAAGGTTTAAATGATCCATTTTTCTGTGAATGACAGGaaaacctataatgaaaaaagaaaataattaaaagggaATATGATCTCTTAATACTGAGAGAACCTTTTATTTCCTCTCCCTTTGCATCCCATATGCAGTTAATCACCTCATTCTTTGCCACATCACTGACGGCTTATCTTTGATTCATGCCTTTGCTTCATATACTCCTTACTAACCTAGAGTAGTGATACCTCAACTCTGCCTTGTTACAACTGCCTCTCAATTGGTATTTCTTATCCTACCCTCCTTGCTATCTTACATGACACTAATTAGCCTGGATTTAGAGAGCTTTCACACCTCTCATAGTTCAAGAATTCACATTACTGATCTCTATCAGGCATCATGGCAGGCCTAGCTCCTTTGACTCATTTTCAACACTTTTAACATCTATTCGTCACCTATAGCCTTATTTTCTGCTACTGACCTGCATCAACATTTTGCTTCCATCaacctagttttcttttttttccttttaatttttattggagtatagttgctttacaatgttgagttagtttctactgtacagcaaggtAAATCAgctagatgtatacatatatcccctcttttttggatttccttcctgtttaggtcaccacagagcactgagtagagttccctgagctatacagtaggttctcattagttatctattttatacatagtatcaatagtgtatatacgtcaatcccaatctcccaattcatcccactcccctcctttcccccttggtatctgtACATTGGTTCtctatgtgtctctatttctgctttgcaaataagatcatttataccatttttctagattccacatatatgcgttaatatacgatatttgtttttctctttctgacttacttcactctatatgacagtctttaggtccatccacgtctctacaaataacccaattttgttcctttttatggctgagtaatattccattatatacatttaccacatcttccttatccattcctctgctgataggttgcttccatgtcttggctattgtaaatagtgctgcaataaacactggggtgcatgtatcttttcaaattatagttttctctggatatatgcccaggagtgggattgtaggatcatatggtagttctatttttagttttttaaggaacctccatactgttctccatagtgactataccAATCTACACTCCCACCAACcgtgcaagtgggttcccttttctccacaacctctccagcatttattgtttgtagaatttttgatgatggccattctgactggtgtgaggtgacacctcactgcagttttgatttgcatttatctaataattagtgatgttgagcatttcatctgtttgttggccatttgtatgtcttctttggtgaaatgtctgtttaggtcttgcACCCATTTTGtgattgggttgtgtttttttgatattgagctgtatgagctgtttgtatattttggagattaatcctttgtcagttgcttcatttccaaatattttctcccattctgagggttgcttttcatcttgtttatggtttcctttgctgtgcaaaagctttgaggtttcattaggtcccatttgtttatttttggttttatttttattactctaggaggtgggtcaagaaagatcttgttgtgatttatgtcaaagagtgttctgcctatttttttttttttttttttttgtggcacacgggcctcccactgctgtggcctctcccattgaggagcacaggctccgggcatgcaggctcaccggccatggctcacgggcccagctgctccgcggcatgtgggatcttcccggaccggggcacgatcccgcgtcccctgcatcggcaggcggactctcaaccactgcgccaccagggaagtccctatgttttcctctaagagttttatagtgtctggccttatgttCAGgtgtttgatccattttgagtttattaaagATGGCCAACACATAGTGCTTGTTCTTGATTGTACAACTTCCTCTATACTTGGAAATTATTACACTACCATCATCTCTTTTCTTActctctgagagagagagagaaaaacaacctTTATTACTGCTCTTGATCTCATCCTCTCAGAGCCTGCTACATGCAGACCTCTCTCTCTCGTCATCAATGGATAGAATTTAACAttctcttacttaaaaaaaaaaaaaaaggcttttaaacCATGCTGTAAGTTGACGTCCAAAAAGGTTCAATCAACTTCCGCCTAGtagttctatccattattgaaagtggggctACTGAAGTCTCCAAATATTATTGTTGAGTTTTCTATTGCTCCCttaatttgttttgctttctgtattttgATACTGTGTTGTTAGATGTGTATATGTTTCTAATTGTTATATCTGCCAGATGGAGGGACACAAACTATCATAGAATACGTATAACttactcactttgctgtacagcagagactaacacaacattgtaaatcaactatactcaataaaaaaattaatttaaaaaaagaaaaaaaagaataaaagaaaaaaattaaagaaacaaaacagaaaggttTAATCAATGTTCCTACTTAATCAATaaatactgagtgcctactatgtgccaggcacttgctAAGTGctagagatacagcagtgaatacaGTCCCTGTACCTACTGAACTGACAATctagctggaaaaagaaaaacaacacataagTAAACATATAACTTAGATGGTGGTATGTgcaatagagaaaaatgaagtgGAGCAAGGGCTTAGAAAGGATGAGAGGGTACTGTGTTACAAAGGGCagtcagggaagacctcactGACATCTGAACAGAGAtctgaaagaagagagggagcagGTTGAGGAGGTATTTTGGGCTAAAACATCTCAGGCAGAATAACCATAAGTAAAAAGGCTCTGAGGTATGAGTATGCTTGACTTACTACAAGAATGACAAGGAGACTAACATGAACAGAGTAGAGAAAGCAAGGGGGGCAGTGTGAGTGACGAGGTCAGAAAGGAAAGGTAGGACACTAAACCATGCAGGGTCTGTAGACTATTAAGATGAATTTGGCTTTACTCTGAGTGAGCTGGGATACAACTGATGTCTACTGAGCAGAgaaatgacatgatcagatttatattttttttttagttagttatgtaacatctttatttgagtataactgctttacaacgttgtgttagtttctgctgtataacaaagggaatcagctatatgtatacgtatatccccatatcccctccctcttgcatctccctcccaccctccctattccacccgtCTATGTGGTCAcgaaagcactgagctgatctccctgtgctatgcagctgcttcccactagctaattattttacattcggtagtgtatatatgttgatgccactctctcacttcgtcccagcttacccttccccctccccgtgtcctcaagtccattctctacatctgtgtctttattcctgtcctgcccctaggctcatcagaaccattttttttttttagattccatatatatgtgttagcataaagtatttgtttttctctttctgacttacttcactctgtatgacagactttaggtccatccacctcaccataaataactcaatttcatttccttttatggctgagtaatattccattgtatatatgtgccacatcttctttatccattcacctgtcgatagacacttaggttgcctcaatgtcctggctatcgtaaatagtgctgcaatgaacaccgtggtacatgactctttttgaattatggttttctcagggtatatgcccagtaatgggattgctggcaGACTTACATTTTAAATTGGTAATTTTGGTTTCTGTGTTCAGAGGAGATTGCAGAGGAGCAAGATAAGAAGAAACAAGTCAGGGGCTATAGCAATAAACCAGGCAAGAAGGCTGGGGGCTTGAACCAGGAGAGGAACACTGGAGACATTTAAACTGTATGTATTTCAAAGGTAGAGCTGATATGATTTGTTGAATGATAGAATGTGCAATATTACTGCACCAAGAAAGGTGCAGTAAGGCCACAATAGGAAGGAGATGATGACAGCAGAGAAGGAGAGCATGAGTTTAACTGTACCATCAATTGCATCTgcattttaatgataaaaacctTTACCCATTTAATAATGAGAAACAGaacttcattgttttcatttttatttcttcaatcctagaaaattctgtttattttccttatttgttatatttcttctttggtaaattttctattcatatcctttgtttatttatgtattagaGACAGTGAAATCAGATACAATTTATACAATTAATTCAAGAAGAACCCTTTCTTTTGTTGAATTCTTATACTGTTTAGGGTATATTTCCTGGCTCTTTAGATTCAATGATTATTACTCTGTTTTTATGCCAAGCCTACACTATCATAATTACTGTTGTCTTACTAAGTTTTACTACCTGGCTTTTTTCCCTCCTATTTCTAATTATGATTTGTTTTTACACTTCAAATATTCTTTGATGGTCTTCCAGATGAGTTTCTGCATTGTCAAGTTTTAAGAAAAATCCTATAGGAATTTGATTATAATTGTAATAAACTTGTGAATTATTTTGAAGGAACACTGATATCATTATAATATTCAGATTTTCCTTCCACAAATATACAAATCTTAATTCcaatattcctttctttttctttttttgtggctttcTTCAGGTGAGTcacccctattcttttttttccttcagtgtctCAACTTTGTTGCTATGTGAATGGATCTTGAGCTGTTGTTTCATCCTCTACTGCCTTGTCTTCAAATCCAAGATGGTGGCTCGTATAAAACTATAAAGCTAAGTATCCTGCAGGGTGGATGAAGCTCAAGTATAAAGTTCCATAGTAAAGTTCCACAATAAAGTGAGTACCcattaatttttaagtgaaaatacaaAGGTGCCGAAGAGGAATAAGTGTTATGGGACA
This window harbors:
- the PPP2R3A gene encoding serine/threonine-protein phosphatase 2A regulatory subunit B'' subunit alpha isoform X2 translates to MAATYRLVVSTVNHYSSVVIDRRFEQAVHYCTGTCHTFTHGVDCIVVHHSVCADLLHIPVSQFRDADLDSLFLPHENGFSSAEGDYPHQALTGIPRVRKGSTFQNTCNLKDIAGEAISFASGKIKEFSLEKLKNSNHAAYRKGRKVKSDSFNRRSVDFDLLCGHYNHDGNSPSFGLLRSSSVEEKSLSHRNSLDTNLTSLLLHNFSEEDLVTQILEKHKIDNFSSGTDIKMCLDILLKCSEDLKKCTDIIKQCIKKKSGSSISEGNGNDAISSSETVYMNVMTRLASYLKKLPFEFMQSGNNEAIDLTELVSNMPSLQLTPFSPVFGTEQPPKYEDVVQLSAPDSGHFQTIELQDDKHSSRKTDTVKSIPNNSTNSLCNLEISDPRPLKNVQLQSQSLTMNALENVSSGNLVETLYIEEESDGKKTLDKGQRTENGPSQELLKVNEDRAELPVRGTHLKKCPASMQNEIGKIFEKSVVNLPEEGLKSKVPKVEEGNHRDFMNPNSQEEIDKLLMDLESFSQKMETSLREPLAKGKSSVSLNSHSQLTGHLPVDLEPESKVSSPTEKVSPSCLTRIIETNGHKIEEEDRALLLRILESIEDFAQELVECKSGRGNLSQEKEMMQILQETLTTSSQASLSVCRSSVGDKANDTTSVVLIQQTPEVIKIQNKPEKKPGTPLPPPATFASSPRPLSPVPHVNNVVNATLSINIPRFYFPEGLPDACSNHEQTLSRIETAFMDIEDQKADIYEMGKIAKVCGCPLYWKTPMFRAAGGERTGFVSAQSFIAMWRKLLSNHHDDASKFIYLLAKPSCSYLEQDDFVPLLQDVVDTHPGLTFLKDAPEFHSRYITTVIQRIFYTVNRSWSGKITATEIRKSNFLQTLALLEEEEDINQITDYFSYEHFYVIYCKFWELDSDHDLYVSQADLSRYNDQASSNRIIERIFSGAVTRGKTVQKEGRMSYADFVWFLISEEDKRNPTSLCNTVSCT
- the PPP2R3A gene encoding serine/threonine-protein phosphatase 2A regulatory subunit B'' subunit alpha isoform X1, producing the protein MAATYRLVVSTVNHYSSVVIDRRFEQAVHYCTGTCHTFTHGVDCIVVHHSVCADLLHIPVSQFRDADLDSLFLPHENGFSSAEGDYPHQALTGIPRVRKGSTFQNTCNLKDIAGEAISFASGKIKEFSLEKLKNSNHAAYRKGRKVKSDSFNRRSVDFDLLCGHYNHDGNSPSFGLLRSSSVEEKSLSHRNSLDTNLTSLLLHNFSEEDLVTQILEKHKIDNFSSGTDIKMCLDILLKCSEDLKKCTDIIKQCIKKKSGSSISEGNGNDAISSSETVYMNVMTRLASYLKKLPFEFMQSGNNEAIDLTELVSNMPSLQLTPFSPVFGTEQPPKYEDVVQLSAPDSGHFQTIELQDDKHSSRKTDTVKSIPNNSTNSLCNLEISDPRPLKNVQLQSQSLTMNALENVSSGNLVETLYIEEESDGKKTLDKGQRTENGPSQELLKVNEDRAELPVRGTHLKKCPASMQNEIGKIFEKSVVNLPEEGLKSKVPKVEEGNHRDFMNPNSQEEIDKLLMDLESFSQKMETSLREPLAKGKSSVSLNSHSQLTGHLPVDLEPESKVSSPTEKVSPSCLTRIIETNGHKIEEEDRALLLRILESIEDFAQELVECKSGRGNLSQEKEMMQILQETLTTSSQASLSVCRSSVGDKANDTTSVVLIQQTPEVIKIQNKPEKKPGTPLPPPATFASSPRPLSPVPHVNNVVNATLSINIPRFYFPEGLPDACSNHEQTLSRIETAFMDIEDQKADIYEMGKIAKVCGCPLYWKTPMFRAAGGERTGFVSAQSFIAMWRKLLSNHHDDASKFIYLLAKPSCSYLEQDDFVPLLQDVVDTHPGLTFLKDAPEFHSRYITTVIQRIFYTVNRSWSGKITATEIRKSNFLQTLALLEEEEDINQITDYFSYEHFYVIYCKFWELDSDHDLYVSQADLSRYNDQASSNRIIERIFSGAVTRGKTVQKEGRMSYADFVWFLISEEDKRNPTSIEYWFRCMDVDGDGVLSMYELEYFYEEQCERMEAMGIEPLPFHDLLCQMLDLVKPANDGKITLRDLKRCRMAHIFYDTFFNLEKYLDHEQRDPFAVQKDVENDSPEPSDWDRFAAEEYETLVAEESAQAQFQEGSFEDYETEEPASPSEIGNKGNKIVTSSLSEKCGKLQSVDEE